The sequence CCTACTCCATTCTCCTAGGAAAATCGTGTCATCCGCGTATTGAAGGTGCGGGAGTGAGACTTTATCCGACCCAATTTCAACCCCTTTAAATAATCCACCGGCCATTGCTTTTTTGGTAAGGATGTTCAAGCCCTCCGCCGCAATAATAAAAAGGAAAGGTGACAACGGATCACCTTGTCGGATAACCCTCTCAAGTTTGAACTCATTTGTGGGGGAACCATTTACCAAGACCGAAACAGAAGCCGACTGTAGACATGCGAGAATCCACTTTCTCCACCTCTCACCAAACCCCATTCTTCTCATAATTTCTAGAAGAAAGTCCCAATTTAAACTATCGAATGCCTTTTCAAAATCGACCTTAAAAATGAGACTCTTGCTTTTATTTCTCTTAAGATACTCAATAGCCTCATTAACAATAAGAACACCATCGAGGATGTACCTCCCTTTAATAAACGCGATTTGAACCTCATCAATAGGACATGGAATGACTTTTCGAATCCGATTTGATAAGACTTTCGCAAGTATTTTGTAATAACACCCGATTAAACTAATCGGACGAAAATCGTTCAAATTCAAGGCGTCCGTCTTCTTTGGAACAAGTGTGATGAATGAAGCGTTACACCCACGTGAAATTTCACATTTCTCCCAGAACCATCCTAATGCCGAAAGTAAGTCCCCTTTGATGACGTCCCAGTTAGAATTAAAGAAATTAAACTTGAACCCATCGAGCCCCGGAGCCATTGTAGAACCACAGTCCTTGATAGCCTCAAATACCTCATTTTCAGTGAATTGCTATTCGAGAACAGCAGCCTGTTCACGGCTGATGCAGTTTGTCAGGTTCTGATTACACCCGTCGGTTATCTTCAGCCGTCGCATTCCTTGTCGTTTAAAGAGTGACACGTAATGATTAAAGACAGCATGTTTAATGTCAATCGGGTCCTCATTCCACACCCCATTGATGATTAACCCACGAATGTTCCTTTTAGAGTATCTTCGTCGCAAGGTGGAGTGAAAAAACTTGGTATTTTCATCCCCGTCCATGACCCACTTAACCCTTGATTTTTGTTTTGCCATACTACATCGGGTCTTGTCCTTTTCAATCCACATACGTCTAGTATTCAGCCATTCGTCTCTTTCAGCATCATTTAATTGTCTGACTTCAGCCATTCGCTCCCATTCGGCTACTTTCTTTGCAAGAACCTCAACCTCATTGTCAATGTTGCCAATCTTTTTTTGACTCCACTTTTTTAGTGCAATTTTGACACTTTTTAGCTTGTTCCGAAATCTGCAGTCTAGCCAAAGTCCATGGTGAGGTTGGTTCCAACAATCTGAGATAATTTTGTTCGAGCCTTCCAATTCTAGCCATTCATTAAAAACTTTCGTTGGTTTTGGGCCAAAGTCAATGGCCGCATCACGAAGTACAATCGGACAATGATCGGATAATTTACGTTCCAACGCAAGAACCGAGAGTTCCCCCCATGTGTCCCAAAATTTCTCCGAGACCAAGAATCTATCCAACTTGCCAAATATTATACCATTATCACATATACGGGTGAACCTTTTACCACCCATGGGGACCTCGATAAGCTTAGATGTGTTGATAAACTCATTGAACCACCTTGCTCTTCTATCCACGAAATCACAATTTTTTCTCTCCGATTCATCACGCACTTCATTGAAGTCACCACATATCACCCAATCCGTATCGAAAGAACCTACAAAATTCGCAAGACTCGACCACATTTTTGTTTATTAGAGTCGTTATGAGGACCATAAACGTTGGTAATGATAACATCCGCCCCTTTCCCTTTCCATTTACCCTTTACCGCGATAAAGTAATCGTCTATTATTGATTCCTCGACATCAAGTTCATTGGTATCCCAGATTAGTAGCATACCCCCCGACAACCCAACTTTTTCCTTTTGGATAAAATCGAAGTCATTTGACCGCCAAATTAAACTTACCCATTTTTTGTCCACGAAATTTCACTTAGACTCTTGGATAGCCACAACATAAGGTTTTTCTTGTAAAAGAAGTTTCCTACAGTCGCCTATTTTGTTATCTTTTCCCGACCCAAAACCACGGATATTAAAAGAAAGGATCTTCATTAAAAAAACAATAACTAACAAGATAAAGAGAGAATAGAAAGGTTAGACATATTCGTTCTCCCATTCGAGCCCAATCTCTTTTGAAAACTCCTCAAGCTGCACACTCCCTTCTGAGTAATCGTTTCTTGCCCCACTATCATTTGATCTGAGAGGTTTGGATCGCGTAGAGAAACTATGTTTGGAGCTTCGCCCTTTCTTATGATCATTGAGATTATTTCTACTCTTTTTCTGTTGAGATCTTGAGAAGCATTTGCCCCTCATAATAACAGAAGAAGCACGCCAGTTCCCACACCCATGTACACTGGAGCACCCACCCTTATCCTTTGACAGAACCCGATTTTGAGAATTGACCTTGATATTTACTCCATCATCGCATACATCATCAAATTCGGTACCTGCTTCCGAAATCGAGTCGACATACTCAATATTGGTACCCTGGTTGATCTCTAGGTCACGTGCCGATCCCCTTTCCACTTCAACAGAATCAGACGACTTATCTGTGTTAAGGTTGGATCCCTTTGCTTTCATTATACTTGGTTTGAGTGTAGAAACATATGGCCCGGTCTCTTGGACTTGTGTAGGGCTAAAATTGCCATCCTTATTTTCTTCCATTGGCCCGTTTGAATCACTTGAATTTTCACTTGTTTTGTCAGGCCCACTAAGTTCATTTGGCCCAATaggtttttctttttcttctcctgCGTTTGTTGGGCTTTCATTTTCCTCTGCTACAGTTGGGTTTTGCTTTGGCCCATCCTTATTAacattagggtttgagtttgagatTATTCCTGGCTCGACGGTTCGTTCACccagccgccatcactttttatgttgacaaactttttatgtcgacaaacattacgcgtttcgcgtagataggtacgtggtccgcgtatggtgtcttcacaaaagttgtagatttttgagttacggacgtctggacaccggaatcaccctttttcgagtcagtatgatttagttatgatttttctcgtgcaagtgcgcaggtttagtgatttccatcattttaacttgaaatcttgagatgaaaagttgtagtcttttagtgctcattagaaacctttattttatctttattttcattttcatatcattgaaaatccataaaaacattttaacaatcaaattctattatatcgaaaaacgtgtccatactaaatcgaataactatagttctctaaaactaattacattcacatctttttatcgaaacgttataataattaagaatctattatttcgaagaatgctttcatatatttgaactaaatcgaataaatataatttagttttccagaattagttatattcaaaatcattctttaaaaggtttcatctatgtcgtaaaacgttatcaatattaagaaaactaaataattaactttatcaagagacatgagacaatcattgtgttgaaagttaatctctactaaccgtggtccagtaatcgttaattgacatatttgatcTTACctgtaggtcactttaccatttattccgaatatcgttaaaaaggaaaggtttcctaaatcaaagtggacctctcaatagggactcacgatcatacaatgtatctgataaaacaatcatttgatattatcttttaattcctttgataattatattaaacatatatcgaaacaaatacgttcgtgtaaagtattatacgtctaatactttgttaacgttttcaagttataatatatgcacatatacatatataatcatgtccgttcatataatggttcgtgaatcattgaaatttggtcgaggttaaatgaatgtatgaacatagtttaaaattcttgagattcaacttaacaaactttgcttatcgtgtcggaataatataaagattaaagtttaaatttggtcagaaatttcccggTCATCACACACACACTGGAACAAACAGACAACATTACCATCAACCTCCCAACCCCAACCTCCATAACCAATCCACAAACCGTAATCCCAACTACCGTCATACCAATACAACCTTCAGCAAAAACAGGAACGTTAGTCAACCTTTCGATTCACCAAACTTTTTGATCCACCTTTCGATTCCCCCGAACCCAACAAAAACCATCCTCCTATCGATTCCTCTCAGCCCAACAATAACCAATCTCCTGACCACCCATTCAAAACTCTCTCTACTCCAGCCCAACTTTCCAATCCCTCTAAAACCATACCCCATAAACCTTCCATAATCGAGCCCAATAACCATTCCCTTTTCGATGAACACACTAACTTCAAAACTACTCAACCTACTCAACCCGTTCAATCTCCGTCACCTGCTATCTCCCCTTCACCAACTAAACCGTACTCTATTTCCAATAATCAAACCATATCGGCTAAAACCATAGCTAATACCTtcaaaaaagataaaaaaaaacacTCCTTTGGTACCAGGGAGAAATCCAACCATGAGTCTTCACATAGTAACAATAACTGGAAATCCATGATCGGATAGAAAACCTCTTCTCGCATGCTCCGAATTAAAAGTGTAGCTAGAGGTACCTCTAAAATTCATCAGAATGTCCCAGTTTCCACAAGTAAGAACAAAGCTAAAGTTGCCTCAAATAATACCAGGCAACCTACGAAATCTGCTTCTGTCAATCATAGTAAAAGGCCGAATATATCTGTTAATCATAGTAAAAGGCCAAATATTTCAAGAAACTCCAAAAACTCAACGTCTATCTCTGAAAGCAGTGTTGGGATCAAAGAGTTTGGAGAAAAGTTTGGCCTGCGATGGGTTGAAAACCCACAATAGAATAACCTTCCTCTATTCGCTTCTATATATTTTTCCATGAAGATGCTTTCAATGAACATTCGAGGTTTCGGTATATATGATAATACCGAGGGATTAATCAATTGGTTTAGAAGTATTCGCGTGTCTGAATGCCCGCAATTGGTAGCCATTCAAGAAACCAAATGCCCTGAAGTCAATGATCGTTGGGTAGAATATATATGGGGAGGGCCCGAGTTCGGCTATATCCAAAAACCTAAGGATGGTAAATCGGGAGGCATGCTTATTATTTGGGACACTAATTCATTTTCGGTATCGCATGCTGTCGAAGGGATACATTACTTGGCTATTAGGGGCAGGTGGGTAGGGAAAGAAACGGATACCGTCTTCGTGAATGTGTACGGCCCACATAATGATGAAGGTAAAATTGTGATGTGGAAAAGCTTGGAGAATCTCATGGAATTTAAAGATGCGGAATGGGTAATATGTGGCGATTTTAATGAAGTTCGTTCCCCGACTGAAAGATTGAACTGTCAATTTATCGAAAAGCGTGCAAATATGTTCAACGATTTCATCGATATATCTCATCTGCTAGAGGTCCCTCTTATCGGAAAAAGATTCACAAGGATTAGCGATGATGGTGTGAAGTTAAGTAAACTAGACCGCTTTCTAGTTTCAGAAAGTTTCATCAATAACTGGGGGGATGTCTCAGCTATTGCTCTGGACCGAGATAAATCGAATCACTGTCCCATTGTTCTTCGTGATAAAAACATCGATTTTGGGCCCAAACCCATTAAAATCTTCAATGTTTGATTAGAAAATAAAGAAGTGGAAGAAGTAATAGTGCATGCCTGGAACAAACCTATTTCGGGCCCTAGAGCAGATTGTCGCTTCACAAACAAATTAAAAAACGTCAAAGAGGCACTTCGCGCTTGGAGCAAAACTCAATATGGGTCGATAGACATCGACATAGTTGCTGCCAAAAAAACAGCCATGGAGCTTGAAGCAAAGGCTAACGCAAATCAGCTTACTGAAGTTGATCGTGAGATATGGCTAAAAGCTAGATGTAATTGGATCAAAAGGGAAAACGAAAAAAGCAGATGCTAAAACAAAAAGCCCGTTTAAAGTGGGCCTCGGAGGGGGACGAAAACTCAAAATTTTTCCACTCAACCATTAGACACAACCTCAATAAaaccaactgtaacaacccaacccaatatacaatcgaacacgtgtaataattttttttttattttttatatccgaagagtgcgccacgcgcaccacctcagggtgcgcggcgcgcacaggcccacattcagttctgtccggttttatcaattttcaattaaagatctcccacttcccgacatatttagacgaaacgcttttcacaacatgttataatggttaaaactcacacgattcaataataaaatgagtttttacaaaacggggcccacatcggccgttttacgagtttcgtacaaaagttcgagtttcgaacgcactagtttaaattccaaacgacactaggagcatggtgtttggggttaaactacccatatctcggtcaaactccaaaagctattacatcccaaaagcgtcccctaaacaacaagcgggatctctaatccaatcgaaggcccttacccttgtcaacgccggagcctataaaaagataaacaacgagagggtaagcaaagcttagtgaatgcaataattatacccatatatatataatatacctacttgcaatcacttacacatataccgcatacacgctagcaatacaatcagcataccatcacaagtacgaagctaatattctccaacaaaccgctactagcgtaataaataacatataatcgacataatataatatgctacaaaacaaaatacacaaccatggttaaccattctcgcgtcatggtgctaccggctctttggttcacaccatacgcatttgtcatgatgctaccggctctttggttcacccacaactcgagtcatactcatgctagagtgctactggctctttggttcacacctaacaatgctaaggtgctaccggctctttggttcacaccctaacaaatcgtgctata comes from Rutidosis leptorrhynchoides isolate AG116_Rl617_1_P2 chromosome 4, CSIRO_AGI_Rlap_v1, whole genome shotgun sequence and encodes:
- the LOC139841003 gene encoding uncharacterized protein; protein product: MWSSLANFVGSFDTDWVICGDFNEVRDESERKNCDFVDRRARWFNEFINTSKLIEVPMGGKRFTRICDNGIIFGKLDRFLVSEKFWDTWGELSVLALERKLSDHCPIVLRDAAIDFGPKPTKVFNEWLELEGSNKIISDCWNQPHHGLWLDCRFRNKLKSVKIALKKWSQKKIGNIDNEVEVLAKKVAEWERMAEVRQLNDAERDEWLNTRRMWIEKDKTRCSMAKQKSRVKWVMDGDENTKFFHSTLRRRYSKRNIRGLIINGVWNEDPIDIKHAVFNHYVSLFKRQGMRRLKITDGCNQNLTNCISREQAAVLE